The following are encoded together in the Oncorhynchus masou masou isolate Uvic2021 chromosome 5, UVic_Omas_1.1, whole genome shotgun sequence genome:
- the espl1 gene encoding separin: MKMKCLKVDEYIKRTACPKETKVLHEELETYMRNGPGPQGRTLYDRVVRACNHQLGVGPPDSDHVAGLIKLVELALRGYDISGGLGVQSTPLYMEKITFHVLKKLASLGVYHPCSYLGSLLYQRLAPAPQTEDYCVLVRSCFAVLWNGLSAAQDGTCLNPRDKFCCQLQALSFLLLLDRERTSPPSCSKTPIYVEDALTEFEKGCGTLTKEDASLILEETHRHLLSPWAGGQGRDGQPSGRPCLSTLCEVVLITSKLLSKAGFWSLAAGLVGGALGKVRNSTDGLSPALVLGRLAVDIHRSMSSGEESGQAFTECARTLRSLPNTLGDREAHVILEGCSLVVWAVEAGQSKGLSGTVLLAWFSFLEEHQELMQKRLQKSEESRLQQSLCFSMYQGFVFSYESMLALQLENTETLDRVLLYCQATAGRMMTELRKLPSDNILIKAVTAVSNLVCGLYNRRLYDQAFTLVEILCQELCKNCPPSLSVDRLSRAFMLAVQSSRRGSHLERALDWVILWLQTLGPGERLTQHMTKPVSLWVRTKADAARAGQEDTRLRTLRDGFGPDVPDEGVMLCLLEEELRAYKEVAGDSTQERYNTLCDLLDICHEDSHHSHLRAVYLCEMAQVVCFQDFSEQTDCSAVDFTHEALRLLEEEPETEENADRLKDDKAHASLWLYVCTLEKNLQEAIDKEKRLLNVRQQAGGDTNPVETNDLDYEDKQKQQDSNLVYEGLRFNLAAESKLSQPLDKALGEWASLLQRNELPSVKNPKQTCTSIALTAALYKLMGKPLQALEAYQLASGLSRRLGDAQGHASSLCHSARLLLELGAPEMAQAQLEEAENCLTPDPNTGGPSLLFVLAKLLRAQLCYSKGQVAQGVPYLCEVLKEVGEQRHSKSWYLLRARALQTSSAYLSLDTAALPPALRQRITQHGLKTPDTALYESLKLLCSLLVTLVGNGLYGACSSTDKRFIDQGDDLVLKWQLLSELLGCSVRMVSVRSSSGAVHEAKLQCLEALKLATKLQTLSQCAELLVIKAELELMKGEREECGFDLDKVRNLLELCTDFTNGAQKAEVRIQPRKGRPAPKPESPLPSGEEDCKAFLSTRWFPKEPIERDLASSPPLKARAQRLLSSLDHVADCQCPCCSEPSLGRVTARWATTQADLALQLSPTEVRASRNLHLAALARCKSITVKLATKLTKLFPLKTLPPKPCLLQDLVARVYLRIAMSGLELRMGKAADTWKVLEAGLAFVASKPSPELGPLRARLLGAKAQVSCLALATQRDCPPEELFSAAWAWNPPPKGAVEVDHKPKTLPPPPTPLKKSKDPVVTAAKAKDTKKTKDHIPKIKVSFSSKGQMSLVPKTPVVVKQSRAKLSVGELKTFEFNTEVPTVACTPVQRVKAPSSARRGAAKISANLPFQVYEELSPSQDKPQPVPAAPKRTKKSRFKVEFSDESDTESNPKVELKEKPVVSKKRITSTRTLGAPKEVSAPDPPTAKAPPKRGRKKDAAAPLSCTSSEDELVASVSSSSHSAPARRGRPRRQQPGTGGHSEAPERMRTIEEEMDGLNMDSSIEELRASDTETEETGAASMVLDGPDTDFEVLRRDLCGDRQRDCLSELRREGHPGGALQAQAQLPHSNTGPDGLSVEAVQSLLRSAWLALQHFPPPTLYPRLCGLLALSLGQKDSVTTAMLHVQSLGVTSRHHVTRHLANRLKKLKKSSSELADRLGSLSLEEPSSQTGNPIEQRLSQLEKIFSFPTAEPSVFPQQHCQQFITQLQDLPTGVTVCVLSVLGVHPGEMGDTVLLSRLERDSDPVTIRIPTAQREHPMSWLVQEMDSVQKEQKAVNCVSEKVKWWEGRRALDTRMERLLEEMEGLLGCWRGLLLPLTSDPELSVQAKHLQKTLAAWGAQTSEEMLKAVLSASPLLSQSQLQCFAQGVCVEKGKQCVDLLHTAAAVLAERPEPEGHVVLILDKYLQKLPWESISCLRPCSVTRMPSLHSLLGHCALKESDLGGVLNGGVDPKKVFYVLNPDANLGDTEERFKQSFTSEQHWQGVCGVAPDPDQLQDAVTAKDLYIYVGHGAGARFLDGQRILKKEMRAATLLFGCSSAALAVRGELEGTGIILNYLMAGCPLILGNLWDVTDRDIDRFTKALLESWLSAGPGAPLLDHMALSRQATHLKHLIGAAPVVYGLPIHLR; encoded by the exons ATGAAAATGAAGTGCTTAAAGGTTGACGAATACATCAAACGGACAGCGTGTCCAAAAGAGACAAAAGTTCTACATGAAGAATTAGAG ACTTACATGAGAAATGGACCTGGGCCACAAGGTCGAACATTGTATGACCGAGTTGTCAGGGCCTGTAATCACCAACTTGGAGTTGGGCCCCCGGACAGTGACCATGTTGCTGGACTCATAAAGCTGGTGGAGCTTGCACTCAGAGGGTATGACATCTCAGGGGGGCTCGGTGTGCAAAGCACCCCTTTGTATATGGAGAAAATCACCTTTCACGTACTCAAGAAACTGGCCTCCTTGGGAGTGTACCATCCATGTAGTTACTTGGGAAGCCTACTCTACCAGAGGTTGGCTCCAGCTCCACAG ACAGAAGACTACTGTGTGCTTGTACGCAGCTGCTTTGCTGTACTGTGGAATGGACTTTCTGCAGCACAAGATGGCACCTGCCTTAACCCCAGGGACAAATTCTGCTGCCAGTTGCAGGCCCTGAGCTTCCTGCTGCTGCTGGACAGGGAGAGAACCTCACCCCCATCCTGCTCCAAAACCCCCATATATGTGGAAGATGCCCTGACTGAGTTTGAGAAGGGCTGTGGGACCCTGACTAAGGAGGATGCCTCCTTGATCTTGGAGGAGACCCATCGTCATCTCCTGTCCCCCTGGGCTGGGGGACAGGGCAGGGATGGGCAGCCTTCGGGGCGGCCCTGCCTCTCTACACTCTGTGAGGTAGTGCTGATCACCTCTAAGCTTCTGTCTAAGGCAGGTTTCTGGAGCCTGGCTGCAGGGCTGGTGGGTGGAGCCCTGGGAAAGGTCAGGAACTCAACAGACGGCCTCAGCCCAGCTCTGGTGCTTGGCAGGCTGGCAGTAGACATCCACCGTTCCATGAGCTCCGGAGAGGAGAGTGGACAGGCTTTTACAGAGTGTGCCCGGACCCTCCGGTCTCTCCCTAACACCCTTGGGGACCGGGAGGCCCATGTGATTCTGGAGGGGTGCAGTCTGGTGGTATGGGCAGTGGAGGCAGGGCAGAGCAAGGGGCTAAGTGGCACTGTGCTCCTGGCCTGGTTCTCATTTCTGGAAGAGCATCAGGAACTCATGCAGAAGAGATTACAGAAG TCTGAGGAGAGCCGACTTCAGCAGTCCCTATGCTTCAGCATGTACCAAGGCTTTGTGTTTTCTTATGAGAGCATGCTGGCCTTACAG ctggaaaatactgagacactggacagagtaCTGCTGTACTGCCAGGCAACAGCTGGCCGGATGATGACTGAGCtacgcaagctgcccagtgacaacaTCCTCATCAAAGCAG TGACTGCGGTCAGTAACCTGGTGTGTGGTCTTTATAACCGTCGGCTATATGACCAAGCCTTCACCCTGGTGGAGATCCTGTGCCAAGAGCTATGCAAGAactgccccccctctctgtctgtggaCAGG TTGAGCCGGGCCTTCATGCTGGCGGTGCAGAGCTCGAGGCGTGGTAGTCATCTGGAGCGGGCGCTGGACTGGGTCATCCTGTGGCTGCAGACCTTGGGGCCGGGGGAGCGGCTCACTCAGCACATGACGAAACCTGTGTCCCTGTGGGTCAGGACCAAGGCTGACGCCGCCCGGGCTGGTCAGGAGGACACACGCCTCAG gaccCTACGTGATGGCTTTGGGCCTGACGTCCCTGATGAGGGGGTGATGCTGTGCCTGTTGGAGGAGGAGCTGCGTGCCTACAAGGAGGTGGCAGGGGACAGCACTCAGGAGCGCTACAACACCCTGTGTGACTTGCTGGACATCTGCCACGAGGACAGCCACCACTCACACCTGCGTGCCGTCTACCTGTGTGAGATGGCCCAAGTGGTGTGCTTTCAGGATTTCAGTGAACAGACAGACTG CTCTGCCGTTGATTTTACCCACGAGGCCCTGAGACTGCTGGAGGAGGAGCCAGAGACGGAGGAGAATGCTGATAGGCTGAAGGATGACAAGGCCCACGCCTCTCTGTGGCTGTATGTCTGTACTCTGGAGAAGAACCTGCAGGAG GCCATAGATAAGGAGAAGAGGCTGCTAAATGTGCGGCAGCAGGCAGGGGGCGACACCAACCCTGTGGAGACCAATGACCTAGATTACGAGGACAAGCAGAAGCAGCAGGACAGCAACCTGGTGTACGAGGGCCTGCGCTTCAATCTTGCTGCTGAGAGCA AGTTGAGCCAACCTCTTGACAAGGCTCTTGGGGAGTGGGCCTCTCTACTGCAGAGGAACGAGCTGCCCTCTGTAAAGAACCCTAAACAGACCTGCACCTCCATCGCCCTCACTGCTGCCCTTTACAAACTCATGGGCAAG CCTCTGCAGGCCCTGGAGGCCTATCAGTTGGCTTCTGGCCTTTCCCGTCGCCTTGGTGATGCTCAAGGCCATGCCTCCTCCCTGTGCCACTCTGCCAGGCTGCTGCTGGAGCTGGGTGCCCCTGAAATGGCCCAG GCCCAGCTGGAGGAAGCAGAGAATTGTCTGACCCCCGATCCCAACACCGGGGGCCCCTCCCTTCTCTTTGTGCTGGCCAAACTGCTGAGGGCTCAGCTCTGCTACAGCAAAGGACAG GTGGCACAGGGTGTGCCTTACCTATGTGAGGTTCTGAAAGAGGTGGGAGAGCAAAGGCACTCTAAGAGCTGGTACCTGCTGCGTGCACGGGCACTACAGACCAGTAGTGCATACCTGAGTCTGGACACAGCCGCACTGCCACCGGCACTGCGCCAACGCATCACCCAACATG GGCTGAAGACCCCAGACACTGCCCTGTATGAGAGCCTGAAGCTTCTGTGTAGTTTGCTGGTGACTCTGGTGGGAAACGGCCTGTATGGAGCCTGCAGCAGCACTGACAAACGCTTCATAGACCAAG GTGATGATCTGGTGTTAAAGTGGCAGTTGCTGTCTGAGCTGCTGGGCTGTTCTGTGAGAATGGTGTCGGTGAGGAGCAGCAGTGGAGCCGTCCATGAGGCCAAGCTCCAGTGTCTAGAGGCCCTCAAACTGGCCACCAAGCTGCAAACTCTCAGCCA gtgtgCCGAGCTGTTGGTGATAAAGGCTGAGCTGGAGCtgatgaagggggagagggaggagtgtggCTTTGACTTGGACAAAGTCAGGAACCTGCTGGAACTCTGCACTG ACTTTACTAATGGGGCGCAGAAGGCAGAGGTGAGGATCCAACCGAGGAAAGGCCGTCCGGCTCCAAAGCCAGAGTCTCCCCTTCCCAGTGGTGAGGAGGACTGTAAGGCCTTCCTGAGCACCCGCTGGTTCCCCAAGGAACCCATCGAGCGGGACCTAGCCAGCTCCCCTCCCCTCAAAGCCAGGGCCCAGCGCTTGCTCTCTTCCCTGGACCATGTGGCTGACTGCCAATGCCCCTGCTGCTCTGAGCCCAGCCTGGGAAGGGTGACTGCTCGTTGGGCCACCACACAGGCCGACCTGGCCCTCCAGCTAAGCCCCACTGAGGTCCGAGCCAGTCGTAACCTCCACCTGGCCGCTCTGGCTCGCTGCAAGAGCATCACTGTCAAGTTGGCCACCAAACTGACCAAGCTCTTCCCCCTCAAGACCCTCCCACCCAAACCCTGTTTGCTCCAGGATCTAGTGGCACGGGTGTACCTGCGCATTGCCATGTCGGGTCTGGAGCTAAGGATGGGGAAGGCTGCAGATACCTGGAAAGTCCTAGAGGCTGGTTTGGCGTTTGTGGCCTCCAAGCCCTCTCCGGAGCTGGGGCCCTTGAGGGCCAGGCTTCTGGGGGCCAAAGCCCAGGTCTCCTGTCTGGCCCTGGCCACCCAGAGAGACTGCCCCCCTGAGGAGCTTTTTTCTGCAGCCTGGGCCTGGAACCCTCCACCCAAAGGAGCTGTGGAGGTGGACCACAAGCCTAAAACACTACCCCCACCTCCAACCCCACTTAAGAAGTCCAAAGACCCAGTGGTCACAGCTGCTAAAGCTAAAGACACCAAGAAGACCAAAGACCACATCCCCAAGATCAAAGTGAGTTTCTCCTCCAAGGGCCAAATGTCTCTGGTCCCCAAAACACCTGTGGTGGTCAAACAATCCAGGGCCAAGTTGTCTGTGGGGGAGCTCAAAACATTTGAATTCAACACAGAGGTGCCCACAGTGGCATGCACCCCCGTCCAGAGGGTCAAGGCTCCCTCCTCTGCTAGGCGAGGAGCAGCCAAGATCTCCGCTAATCTGCCCTTCCAGGTCTATGAGGAGCTGTCACCATCTCAGGATAAACCACAGCCTGTACCTGCAGCCCCCAAACGCACCAAGAAATCTCGCTTTAAG GTGGAGTTCAGTGATGAGAGTGACACTGAATCCAACCCCAAAGTGGAGCTCAAAGAGAAACCTGTGGTCTCCAAAAAGCGCATCACCTCCACCAGGACACTCGGTGCCCCAAAAGAAGTCTCAGCCCCTGACCCCCCTACAGCGAAGGCCCCTCCTAAGAGGGGCAGGAAGAAGGACGCTGCCGCCCCCCTCTCTTGCACCTCCTCTGAGGACGAGCTGGTCGCCTCTGTGTCATCCTCCTCCCACTCTGCCCCGGCCAGGAGAGGCAGACCCAGAAGACAACAGCCTGGGACAGGGGGACACAGTGAGGCGCCAGAGAGGATGAGGACCATTGAAGAGGAGATGGATGGACTTAATATGGACTCCAGTATCGAGGAGCTGAGGGCGTCAGACACCGAGACTGAGGAGACTGGTGCAGCCA GCATGGTGTTGGACGGCCCAGACACAGACTTTGAGGTCCTGAGGAGAGACTTGTGTGGTGATAGACAGCgagactgtctgtctgagctGAGGCGTGAGGGTCACCCAGGAGGGGCCCTGCAAGCCCAGGCCCAACTCCCTCActctaacactgggcctg ACGGTCTCTCTGTGGAGGCAGTGCAGTCTTTGCTTCGCTCCGCCTGGTTGGCCCTGCAGCATTTCCCCCCGCCCACCCTCTACCCCCGCCTCTGTGGCCTGCTGGCCCTGTCGCTGGGGCAAAAGGATTCTGTCACTACGGCGATGCTCCACGTCCAATCCCTGGGTGTGACCTCCCGCCATCACGTGACACGGCACCTGGCCAATCGCCTCAA AAAGCTGAAGAAGAGTTCATCTGAGCTGGCAGACAGACTGGGTTCTCTGAGTCTAGAGGAGCCCTCGAGCCAGACTGGGAACCCTATAGAACAGAGGCTGTCTCAGCTAGAGAAAATCTTCTCCTTCCCCACAGCTGAGCCCTCTGTCTTCCCACAGCAACACTGCCAACAGTTCATCACACAACTGCAAGACCTCCCCACCG GGGTGACTGTATGTGTGCTGTCTGTGCTGGGGGTGCACCCAGGGGAAATGGGGGACACCGTCCTGCTGTCCCGGCTGGAGAGGGACTCCGATCCCGTCACCATCCGCATCCCCACGGCCCAGCGAGAG CACCCTATGAGCTGGCTGGTGCAGGAGATGGACAGTGTTCAGAAGGAGCAGAAGGCTGTGAACTGTGTGTCGGAGAAGGTCAagtggtgggaggggaggagggcccTGGACACACGCATGGAG AGGCtgctggaggagatggagggtttGCTGGGCTGCTGGCGAGGGCTCCTCctacccctgacctctgaccctgagcTGTCTGTCCAGGCCAAGCACCTCCAGAAGACCCTCGCTGCCTGGGGGGCACAGACCTCAGAGGAGATGTTGAAG GCTGTGCTGTCtgcctctcctctgctttcccagTCCCAGCTGCAGTGTTTTGCCCAGGGAGTGTGTGTAGAGAAGGGGAAGCAGTGTGTGGACCTTCTGCACACCGCTGCGGCTGTACTGGCAGAGAGGCCCGAGCCAGAAGGCCACGTGGTGCTCATCTTGGACAAG TACCTCCAGAAGTTGCCATGGGAGAGCATCTCCTGCCTCAGGCCTTGCTCTGTCACCCGCATGCCCTCTCTACACTCACTGCTGGGCCATTGTGCTCTAAAAGAG TCTGACCTGGGTGGTGTCCTGAATGGAGGTGTGGACCCTAAGAAGGTGTTCTACGTGCTCAACCCTGACGCCAACCTGGGAGACACAGAGGAACGTTTCAAACAGTCGTTCACCAG TGAACAACATTGGCAGGGTGTGTGCGGTGTGGCTCCTGACCCAGATCAACTGCAAGATGCAGTAACTGCCAAAGACCTCTACAT TTACGTGGGTCATGGGGCGGGAGCGCGGTTCCTGGATGGGCAGAGGATCCTGAAGAAGGAGATGAGAGCTGCCACCCTGCTCTTTGGTTGCAGCAGCGCTGCTCTGGCTGTACGAGGGGAGCTGGAGGGGACAGGAATCATCCTCAACTACCTCATGGCTGGCTG CCCATTGATTCTGGGGAATCTGTGGGATGTGACGGATCGGGACATTGACCGCTTCACCAAGGCTCTGCTGGAGTCCTGGCTGTCTGCAGGTCCTGGGGCTCCACTCCTGGACCACATGGCCCTGTCTCGCCAGGCCACACACCTCAAACACCTCATAGGAGCAGCACCCGTGGTCTACGGCCTCCCCATCCATCTGCGCTAG